In one window of Meiothermus sp. DNA:
- a CDS encoding NUDIX hydrolase — translation MTGGNGPQSLPQSRRRVTSAGGVVLRERAGGKGLEVLLIAIKDGRVWSLPKGQVEPGERYFQTAIREVREETGIEAKVLAPLGSIRYHFTVKDDGVQTTVTKEVHHFLMGYVGGTPRPQKEEVDGVDWFLVPEALKRLSHQNERDAVLRALAHWDTKAIAGTHG, via the coding sequence ATGACTGGGGGCAATGGGCCTCAGTCACTGCCGCAATCCCGTCGCCGTGTGACTTCGGCCGGCGGGGTGGTGTTGCGCGAGCGGGCTGGGGGAAAGGGCCTCGAGGTACTTCTGATTGCCATCAAGGACGGGCGGGTCTGGAGCCTGCCCAAAGGCCAGGTGGAGCCAGGGGAGCGTTATTTTCAAACAGCTATCCGCGAGGTACGGGAAGAGACCGGCATCGAGGCCAAGGTGCTGGCCCCCCTGGGCAGCATCCGCTACCACTTCACGGTCAAGGATGACGGCGTCCAGACCACCGTCACCAAGGAAGTCCACCACTTCTTGATGGGCTATGTGGGGGGGACACCCCGGCCCCAGAAAGAAGAGGTGGACGGGGTGGACTGGTTTCTGGTGCCCGAGGCCCTCAAACGGCTCTCTCACCAGAACGAACGCGACGCCGTGCTCAGGGCCCTGGCCCACTGGGACACCAAAGCTATCGCTGGCACACATGGCTAG
- a CDS encoding NADPH:quinone oxidoreductase family protein, which produces MKAIQVQRAGGPEVLELTNLPKPSPGAGQVLIRVEAAGLNFADILYVAGEYLVRTRYPTVPGMEFAGVVEAMGDGVEGLYVGQRVAALGGSGAFAEYAVVQSRSVLPVPPQMSAAEAAAFPVSYFTAYFALQTQAQAKPGEWVLIQAAAGALGTASIQIAGALGLRVVALASSEEKLALCRSLGANVALLNTQDNLVDAVRQATEGRGVDILMEVVGGAGFAQSLKMLAYRGRLLVIGSASREMAQMYPVSLMKGNQSVMGVWLTPFLSDPAEMQKATAFLMPLLASGRVRPVVGERFKLEQAAEAFRFVLSRKNTGKVILEP; this is translated from the coding sequence ATGAAAGCCATCCAGGTACAGCGCGCTGGCGGCCCTGAGGTTCTGGAGCTCACCAACCTGCCCAAACCCAGCCCCGGCGCGGGGCAGGTGCTCATCCGGGTTGAGGCGGCGGGGCTTAACTTCGCCGACATCCTTTATGTGGCGGGCGAGTATCTGGTGCGTACCCGCTACCCTACGGTTCCGGGTATGGAGTTTGCTGGGGTCGTGGAGGCTATGGGCGACGGGGTCGAGGGGCTCTACGTAGGCCAACGAGTGGCGGCCCTCGGCGGAAGCGGTGCTTTTGCTGAGTATGCTGTGGTGCAGTCCCGTTCGGTACTGCCAGTACCGCCCCAGATGAGCGCAGCCGAAGCCGCAGCCTTTCCGGTCTCCTACTTCACCGCCTATTTCGCCCTGCAAACCCAGGCTCAGGCCAAACCGGGCGAGTGGGTTCTGATTCAGGCCGCAGCTGGGGCGTTGGGTACGGCCTCCATTCAGATTGCCGGGGCCCTGGGTCTGCGGGTGGTGGCCCTGGCCAGCAGCGAGGAAAAACTGGCCCTTTGCCGTAGCCTGGGGGCCAACGTAGCGCTGCTCAATACCCAGGACAACCTGGTGGATGCGGTCAGGCAGGCCACCGAAGGCAGGGGTGTGGACATCCTGATGGAGGTGGTGGGGGGCGCAGGCTTTGCCCAGAGCCTCAAGATGCTGGCCTACCGGGGCCGCCTGCTGGTGATTGGCTCGGCCTCGCGCGAGATGGCCCAGATGTACCCGGTGAGCCTGATGAAAGGCAACCAGAGTGTGATGGGCGTATGGCTCACCCCCTTCCTCAGCGACCCCGCCGAGATGCAAAAAGCCACCGCTTTCCTGATGCCCCTGTTGGCTTCAGGCCGGGTGCGGCCGGTGGTGGGGGAGCGGTTCAAGCTGGAGCAGGCAGCCGAAGCCTTTCGGTTTGTGTTGAGCCGTAAGAACACCGGCAAGGTGATTCTGGAGCCATGA